The genomic DNA GTTTATTGCTGAGTACCGTGCTCGGGTGCTCGGCGAGAAACTCTTCGCGCGCTTGCGCGACGACCTCGTGCACTCGGTGACGCATCTGCCGCTCTCAGTTGTCGAGGCCGCGGGAACAGGTGACCTCCTGGGACGGACCACACACGACATTGGGCGCGTCCAATACACGGTACGTCAAGGGATCTCACGGGCGCTCGTGCTGGCAACAACGATCATCGTCACGCTCGTTGCAGCGTTCTCAACGCAGCCGCTGCTTGCCGTGCTGATCGTCGCGGAATTTCCTGTGCTCGCGCTGCTGCTGCGGTGGTATCTGCCTCGAACGATCCCGTCGTATCGAGCCGGAGCTGCTTCGTGGGCACGGATGTCGGGAAGCGCCTCCGAGACCCTCGAAAATGCGGACACCGTTGAAGCAGCGCGCCTGGGGCGACTGCGAAAGAACGACATGGATGCCTCCGTTGTTGAAATGTTCAGGCTCGAACGCTACGGCGCTTGGGCGCGGATGTTCCTCCTGGGAGGGCTTGGCGCAATCGTCCTCGTTCCCGTGATTCTCATCGTCCTCGTCGGCACACTGGGGATGTCCCGTGGATGGATGACCCTTGGTCAGGTGACAACAGTCGCCCTGTATGCCCTGCAGATCCGCATGCCCGTCAATCAGATGACCTTTTGGATTGACCAGTTCCAGGCGTCCGGAGCTTCCCTCGCCCGAATTTTCGGTGTGGCCCTGGTCGATGATGACCGTCAAGCGCTCGCGGTGACCCCGGACTCAACCGTGATTGTTGCTTCGGATGTGTCCTACGCCTATCGGGAAGGGGAAGACGTTCTCCACGGAGTGAACCTTGAACTGCGTGACGGTGAAACTCTTGCGATCGTTGGACCATCGGGTGCGGGTAAGTCAACCCTTGGCCGGATGATCGCGGGCATCCACGCGCCAACGTCAGGTGCTGTAACAGTTGGGGGAGTGCCACTCGTTGACCTGCCCGAAGATATGCTTCACCGTCAGGTAGCTCTGGTCACCCAAGAACACCACGTATTCGTTGGTTCCATCGCTCACAATCTCAAACTCGCGGCTCCTGATGCCACTGACGAGGACATGTGGCGAGCCCTTGAGGGGGTCGAGGCCGATGCGTGGGTTCGTGATCTTCCTGAGGGTCTTGACACGGTTGTGGGTACCGGTGGCCTTGAGCTGTCACCCGCCAGGGCTCAGCAGCTCGCACTGGCGAGGATTATCCTCCTTGATCCGCATACGCTCGTCCTCGACGAAGCGACATCGCTGCTTGATCCGGCGTCCGCTCGTTCCCTTGAGAAATCGCTCGGCAGAGTTCTTGAGGGGCGCACCGTTGTGGCCATCGCGCACCGTTTGCACACAGCACACGACGCGGACAGAGTCGCGGTTATGGTCGATGGGCGTATCGCGGAACTTGGAAGTCATGACGAGCTTGTTGCTCTCGGGGGAGAGTATGCGCGTCTCTGGGAGGCGTGGCGCAGGAGCTGATGCTCTCCCGAGCTACAAACCCGCGTCCGGGTGTTCGGGGAAAATTGGAAGAACACCGGGAATATGACTGTGAGCCGTCAGTGGATTCGTTGGGATTTCGTACGCAATATCAAGGAAGGGGCGAATGATCTCCGCCAGGTCCTGTGGCTCTTCGTCTGAAACAAAGATCACCTGAGGGTGAAGTTTGGCGGATTCCACTAAATCCAAGATTGGTCGAGAATCATCCCATTCGGATTCGACCCAGTAGAGGATCCAGTCAGGTCCCAGTGGTCCGACTGCGCTGACAACCATCCGGCGTACCCGACATCCAGGTGGAAGAGCGGTCACAACATCCTCGTCGAGGTCAATCATGACGTTTGGGCCTGATACGGCAGTGAGGAATTCAGCGGGAACGTCCCGAGGGTCGCGAGCCTGCTGAATCCACGCGGGAACGTCAGAAATTGTTGTTGCCCGGTGCGCCCCCATGATCCGCACCACCCAGTCAACGAACCTCCATGACATGATCTCAGGTCGGGGATCAAAGATCTCGGGGGTCTCCCAACGGAATCGACACACCGCGAGGAACCAGGCGAGCGGATCCACCGGTCCGAGGAGTAACCCTTCGCGCAGGTATAGGGCCCGTTCCATGATGCGGTCCCGTTTCGGATCCTGCGAAATTGCTCGCGCACGTTTGAGTCGACGGTGAAACCTTCGCTGAGCTGACGCGTAGTCGTCCCCGTTGATCCACTGGTCACCGGGCCAGTTATTGAGGCGGGCAACCTCCTCACGCAGGGAGAAACATTCACCTGTATGTCCGAGCTGGGCAAGAACCTCGTCCCATTCCTCGACGTATTGAAGTGTGAGCGCAAACTCGGCGGGAATCTCAAGGGAAGGAATGACAGTGAGATCCATCGAGGACATGCGTTTTTGCCACGACCTGAGCCCTGCGAGCGTAACGGGGGTTCCCTCGATGCTCTTCCACCGGGGATCTTTCGCTCGCACGGCGAAGGCGTTGCGCCACTCCTTGAGCGCGGCGGTGAGTTTCTTGCGCGGAAATTCACGTGCACCGCCACGCGGGTGGTGAATATCCACACCATCGGCAAGATCTTCGATCCTCGCGCACACACGCAGCAGGAGATCCTCATCCGGAAGAGGAACTTTTTTACGAGCAGCCAGAGTCATTGGGTGAAGAAATTGCCCAACAATCCATGCCACATCAGCGCAGTGAGCGCAGCGAGCAACCTTCTCGGTTGCCCTGGTCACCCCTTCGTTGATTCCGTCGAGAATGGGGAGCGAGGCGCGTTCTTGGGCAGAGAGTTTCTGCCCGAAAGGAGATCGCTTTTTCGCTCCATGCATCCCCAGATCGGAGAGAAATTGGGCGGTCGAGGGCGCAGTGGACTTCTGGGACGCCATGCTGCAATTGTCTCTCAGTCAGCTCAATGTCGGGGCGTATCCGCCCGACGCGTGTCTCAATATGTCGGCTGCGCGACGACATGAGATTTTGCCCTCGGAGATAGCACCAACACAGCCGCATGACCTCGCCAGCCCGTGGGTGTCTTTCCTCTGTGGGAAGGTGAGGTCATAAAGGAAGGTGCGTGCTCGTCCTCGTCAATGGAACACGATATGAGCCACCCACTCTGGTGAGCGCACGCCGAGTCAGGCGACAACGTGGTGACGTGTTGCCAGGTAGCATAAGGGGCGTGAATACGACTCAGCCTCGCCCTGTCCTTGTTGTCGACTTCGGCGCCCAGTACGCCCAACTCATCGCCCGGCGTGTCCGCGAAGCCAAGGTCTACTCCGAGATCGTTCCCCACTCCATGAGCGTGGCAGACATGCTTGCGAAAGACCCTGCCGCGATCATTCTCTCGGGTGGTCCTTCCTCTGTTTACGAGGACGGCGCTCCGAGTATCGACCCGGCGATTTTTGACGCGCAGGTTCCAGTGCTAGGAATCTGCTACGGCTTCCAAGCGATGGCCCAGGCGCTCGGTGGTGCTGTTGGTCGAACCGGCACCCGCGAATACGGACACACCGAGGCGCAGGTGTCACAGGGGTCCTGCCTATTCGATGGAACACCCGATGACCAGGTTGTATGGATGAGCCACGGGGACGCCGTTGAATCTGCCCCCGAGGGATTCACCGTCACGGCCTCCACTCGTGAAACTCCCGTTGCGGCATTCGAGAACCGTGACCGCAAGCTCTTTGGTCTTCAGTGGCATCCAGAGGTCGGTCACTCTCAGTTCGGTCAGGCAGCGCTGACGAACTTCCTCTATGAGGGCGCCGGAATTGAGCCCACGTGGACCGCCGGCTCCATTGTTGACGAACAGGTCGAGAAGATCCGCGCTCAGGTGGGTGATGCGCAGGTGATCTGCGCGCTGTCAGGTGGCGTTGATTCCTCCGTTGCGGCAGCGCTCGTGCACAAGGCTGTCGGTGATCAGCTCACGTGCTTCTTCATTGATCACGGCCTGCTGCGCGCGGGTGAACGTGGACAGGTTGAGGGGGACTACGCCAAGGGCATGGGCATTAAGGTCATCACCTGCGATGAATCCGAGCGTTTCCTCAGCGCGCTCGCGGGCGTTACCGAACCCGAGGCGAAGCGTAAGATCATTGGCCGCGAATTTATCCGTTCTTTCGAGGCCGCTCAGAAGCAGGTCATCGAGGCAATCGGGGCCGAGGGCGGGGAAGTAAAGTACCTCGTCCAGGGAACCCTTTACCCGGATGTTGTTGAATCCGGTGGTGGCGAGGGCGCGGCCAATATCAAGAGTCACCACAATGTCGGGGGCCTGCCTGACGACATGACATTTGAGCTTGTTGAACCGTTGCGTGCCCTGTTCAAGGACGAGGTTCGGGCTGTGGGGCGCGAGCTTGGATTACCTGACTACCTGGTGAATCGTCAGCCCTTCCCCGGCCCCGGCTTGGGGATCCGCATCATTGGCGAGGTAACGCGTGAGCGTCTCGACATTCTTCGTGCCGCCGACTTGATTGTCCGCGAGGAGCTGACCGCCGCCGGCCTCGATTCTGAGATCTGGCAGTGTCCGGTTGTTCTGTTGGCGGACGTCCGTTCCGTCGGTGTCCAGGGAGATGGGCGCACCTACGGCCACCCGATTGTTCTGCGTCCGGTGTCCAGTGAGGACGCGATGACGGCTGACTGGACGC from Schaalia sp. ZJ405 includes the following:
- a CDS encoding ABC transporter ATP-binding protein — encoded protein: MRLPIADGRTVIGRMGMLLRSYRWALTTVIVLQLGASGAAIILPWMLGTVIDRFTQGTVEQSWLIHMLVIAIVLVAVASLLSFIAEYRARVLGEKLFARLRDDLVHSVTHLPLSVVEAAGTGDLLGRTTHDIGRVQYTVRQGISRALVLATTIIVTLVAAFSTQPLLAVLIVAEFPVLALLLRWYLPRTIPSYRAGAASWARMSGSASETLENADTVEAARLGRLRKNDMDASVVEMFRLERYGAWARMFLLGGLGAIVLVPVILIVLVGTLGMSRGWMTLGQVTTVALYALQIRMPVNQMTFWIDQFQASGASLARIFGVALVDDDRQALAVTPDSTVIVASDVSYAYREGEDVLHGVNLELRDGETLAIVGPSGAGKSTLGRMIAGIHAPTSGAVTVGGVPLVDLPEDMLHRQVALVTQEHHVFVGSIAHNLKLAAPDATDEDMWRALEGVEADAWVRDLPEGLDTVVGTGGLELSPARAQQLALARIILLDPHTLVLDEATSLLDPASARSLEKSLGRVLEGRTVVAIAHRLHTAHDADRVAVMVDGRIAELGSHDELVALGGEYARLWEAWRRS
- the guaA gene encoding glutamine-hydrolyzing GMP synthase, translated to MNTTQPRPVLVVDFGAQYAQLIARRVREAKVYSEIVPHSMSVADMLAKDPAAIILSGGPSSVYEDGAPSIDPAIFDAQVPVLGICYGFQAMAQALGGAVGRTGTREYGHTEAQVSQGSCLFDGTPDDQVVWMSHGDAVESAPEGFTVTASTRETPVAAFENRDRKLFGLQWHPEVGHSQFGQAALTNFLYEGAGIEPTWTAGSIVDEQVEKIRAQVGDAQVICALSGGVDSSVAAALVHKAVGDQLTCFFIDHGLLRAGERGQVEGDYAKGMGIKVITCDESERFLSALAGVTEPEAKRKIIGREFIRSFEAAQKQVIEAIGAEGGEVKYLVQGTLYPDVVESGGGEGAANIKSHHNVGGLPDDMTFELVEPLRALFKDEVRAVGRELGLPDYLVNRQPFPGPGLGIRIIGEVTRERLDILRAADLIVREELTAAGLDSEIWQCPVVLLADVRSVGVQGDGRTYGHPIVLRPVSSEDAMTADWTRLPYDVLARISTRITNSVAEVNRVVLDVTSKPPATIEWE